From one Notolabrus celidotus isolate fNotCel1 chromosome 24, fNotCel1.pri, whole genome shotgun sequence genomic stretch:
- the LOC117808475 gene encoding partitioning defective 3 homolog B-like, which translates to MKVTVTFGDTAVVVPCKAGWTVRDLIDQATRRYRRIVEKEVGGEGEKELRTGRDEVLWRTGLKDGGTAVKTHHLEYMDGGILDMDDMLSDLVEDRDRLVAMFDEVQRSRMDSPRESMSNGFSSATASPEPITYYPHLEYLEPDRGEIEVNEASLKASQPSSKAKASDPEVPSHGRAAPSGLGAVGGLMEADLTGWIHGGGFMGLTAG; encoded by the exons ATGAAAGTGACGGTAACTTTCGGGGATACTGCCGTGGTGGTTCCCTGTAAAGCTGGATGGACAGTCCGGGATTTAATCGATCAGGCGACAAGGAGATACCGCAGGATCGTGGAGAAG GAGgtaggaggagagggagaaaaagagctGAGGACAGGAAGAGATGAAGTGCTCTGGAGGACAGGTTTGAAG GATGGGGGGACTGCAGTGAAGACCCACCACTTGGAGTACATGGACGGAGGGATTCTAGACATGGACGACATGCTGAGTGATCTGGTGGAGGACAGAGACAGG TTGGTGGCGATGTTCGATGAAGTCCAGCGCAGCAGGATGGACAGTCCCAGAGAGAGCATGTCCAACGGCTTCTCCAGCGCCACCGCCAGCCCCGAGCCCATCACCTACTATCCACACCTGGAGTACCTGGAGCCGGACAGAGGGGAGATCGAAGTCAACGAGGCCAGTCTCAAAGCAA GTCAACCTAGTTCAAAGGCCAAAGCTAGTGACCCTGAGGTTCCTTCACACGGCCGGGCTGCGCCGTCGGGGCTGGGAGCGGTGGGAGGATTGATGGAGGCGGATTTGACCGGATGGATACATGGAGGAGGATTTATGGGGCTGACCGCCGGGTAA